From a region of the Luteibaculum oceani genome:
- a CDS encoding PAS domain S-box protein, which produces MATKKESKLDNNFSDLESVASLIDDIVKRGKINTADKEKLAAAAQYLKEKDGKSSNSDAGSSIGMFSWWVGTEKVDWNEALFNIFGLPKNEKITPQKYFEFVHPDDVETMNKVVNKAVQEKGSYRIRHRIVKGDGSIGWLDYQGKITLDAKNNEVLHGIVRESDTTITRKLDSGKVYQILSNHSSEIIAFTDLEGKIEDVNVAVFEQLGWFPTDLKGKSIWTFVHTDQYQNLLSLWEEAVEKPKYEWLGNVRLKGKSGVYTWFSVKALPIANEKGELDSMLLVAENAEKKTGFVPGYEMESRFSGISEEISEFAIIGLDANNRIRLWNKGAERIYNFKIEEVSGQDFLRFLKPSGIEKTSPEEIFENAFQSKKKKEWFGWMKVKDGQDFWGHVIINPQLTPDKDDILGFTLLVRNLSERKFSDARFQSFLEMGSDSTIIMDEKGKIFLVNRKTEETFGYPREELLGKSIDILVPDSYKDAHKHHRKEYFKDPQARPMGQGSELYAKRKNGEIFPVEISLSPVQTEKGLLVLSSVRDVSQRLENERKLRNAARELNLSYQRLQGIIDSSQDLIAAVDINYNFIAFNRAFKAYFDKEHDTNIQAGDNIKTIFSEAKPDKRVLEPYWEKALKGQEFSFELKVNIDGTREGYQNVTFNSIRDQNKRLLGAAHVIRDITEEFRQKEILKRSEDMLNDAQAFAQIGSFEYDIKLDEIYCSDAVFELLGIPKQKIKVDADLLRLVSVNDRKELTQAFITLIEEGKPFHKLLHVNRIDDGREIVISCSARSRITANANPGIIGVIQDETLDYKIQEELKQAKEKAEETAKLKQNFVANVSHEIRTPMNAILGFSRFLMEANVDNELKDYATNIYSSAENLLVLIDDILDFSKLEAGKVKVENTDFDLKSTIQQVYKLFKLKASQKNIGLEVDWDDKVYAAYKGDPYRINQMLINLVGNAIKFTEKGKITISVSVARETKTKQDIEIAVRDTGIGIPKEKLNSIFQSFSQAEGDTTRKYGGSGLGLSIVKNLLNILKGEISVDSEVGKGSEFTLKFPIKKGNPKNLSLSEKVDVEHKTGQGYSVLIAEDNLNNQIITAKLLRDVGFDVKVASNGSEAVDLYDEYTFDLILMDIQMPIMDGLEAMKQIKLKEKNKKSTPIIALTAHALVEEKERYLKAGMNDYVSKPFKPDELYQVVFKQLGNELPRKKGDKSPPVYEDNGASPAKNAENMKPDKPVDLAYLREMVGNDQDVVDEMIDIFKEDTPGYLKAIYENLNTETWEPIAKACHTLKSSIGFVGRSDLVELAKGLQLQKEKPADNAPIRDTLNYFTEEIEKVLEYLNANPEITKVPESDV; this is translated from the coding sequence ATGGCAACCAAAAAAGAGTCCAAACTAGATAATAACTTTTCTGATTTAGAGTCAGTTGCTTCCCTCATCGATGATATTGTTAAGAGGGGTAAAATTAATACTGCCGATAAAGAAAAGCTTGCCGCTGCTGCTCAGTACTTAAAGGAAAAAGACGGTAAGAGTTCAAATTCTGATGCTGGCTCCTCCATTGGAATGTTTTCTTGGTGGGTTGGAACAGAAAAAGTAGATTGGAATGAAGCTCTTTTCAACATTTTCGGACTTCCTAAAAACGAAAAAATCACGCCTCAGAAATATTTTGAATTCGTTCATCCCGATGATGTTGAAACCATGAATAAAGTGGTGAACAAGGCGGTTCAGGAAAAGGGATCTTATAGAATAAGACATAGAATAGTAAAGGGAGACGGTAGTATTGGTTGGTTGGATTACCAAGGTAAAATAACCCTTGATGCAAAAAACAACGAAGTTCTTCATGGCATAGTCCGTGAATCGGATACCACCATAACCAGGAAATTAGACTCAGGTAAGGTTTACCAAATTTTGTCCAACCATTCCTCGGAGATTATAGCTTTTACCGATCTCGAAGGAAAAATAGAAGATGTAAACGTTGCGGTATTCGAACAACTAGGATGGTTTCCAACTGATTTGAAAGGAAAGTCAATTTGGACTTTCGTTCATACCGATCAATATCAAAATCTTTTAAGCCTTTGGGAGGAAGCCGTTGAAAAACCTAAATACGAATGGCTTGGAAATGTGCGTTTGAAGGGGAAATCTGGAGTCTACACTTGGTTTTCTGTTAAAGCACTCCCTATTGCCAATGAAAAGGGAGAATTGGACTCCATGCTATTGGTGGCTGAAAACGCCGAAAAGAAAACAGGTTTTGTTCCGGGATATGAAATGGAATCTAGGTTTAGTGGCATCAGTGAGGAAATTTCCGAGTTTGCTATTATTGGATTAGACGCTAATAATAGAATACGACTTTGGAATAAAGGAGCTGAGCGTATTTATAATTTTAAAATTGAGGAGGTTAGTGGACAAGATTTTCTTCGCTTTTTAAAACCTTCTGGAATAGAGAAAACCTCACCCGAAGAAATATTCGAAAATGCCTTTCAGAGTAAAAAGAAGAAAGAATGGTTTGGTTGGATGAAAGTAAAGGATGGTCAAGATTTTTGGGGTCATGTTATAATAAATCCGCAGTTAACCCCAGATAAAGACGACATTCTAGGCTTTACCCTTTTGGTACGAAATCTTTCGGAAAGGAAATTCTCCGATGCAAGGTTTCAATCCTTCCTCGAAATGGGATCGGACTCCACCATTATCATGGACGAAAAAGGAAAAATATTTCTCGTTAACCGGAAAACAGAAGAAACCTTTGGTTATCCTCGAGAAGAGTTATTAGGAAAGTCCATCGACATTCTTGTGCCAGATAGTTATAAAGATGCACATAAACACCATAGAAAAGAGTATTTCAAAGACCCTCAAGCTCGACCTATGGGACAGGGCTCAGAATTATATGCCAAAAGAAAAAATGGTGAAATTTTTCCTGTAGAAATAAGCTTAAGTCCAGTACAAACCGAAAAAGGGTTATTGGTGCTTTCTAGTGTTAGGGATGTTTCTCAACGCCTGGAAAACGAACGGAAATTGCGTAATGCTGCCAGAGAGCTTAATCTATCCTACCAGCGATTACAGGGAATAATAGACTCCTCTCAAGACCTAATTGCAGCCGTTGATATTAACTACAACTTTATAGCATTTAACCGTGCTTTTAAGGCATACTTCGACAAGGAACATGATACTAATATCCAAGCTGGAGATAATATTAAGACCATATTCTCTGAGGCAAAACCAGATAAAAGAGTCCTAGAACCGTACTGGGAAAAGGCTCTAAAAGGACAGGAGTTCAGCTTTGAGTTAAAGGTAAATATTGATGGTACTCGAGAGGGATATCAGAATGTAACCTTCAACTCCATAAGAGACCAGAATAAGAGGTTGCTAGGAGCCGCACACGTAATTAGAGATATCACTGAAGAATTTCGTCAAAAGGAAATTCTTAAACGTAGTGAGGATATGCTCAATGATGCGCAGGCCTTTGCTCAGATTGGTTCTTTTGAATACGACATTAAGCTAGATGAGATTTATTGCTCTGATGCGGTATTCGAACTTCTCGGTATCCCAAAGCAAAAAATAAAAGTCGATGCAGATTTACTGCGACTTGTAAGTGTAAACGATAGAAAAGAACTTACTCAGGCATTTATAACGCTTATTGAGGAAGGAAAACCGTTCCATAAGCTCCTTCATGTAAATAGAATTGATGATGGGCGAGAAATAGTGATAAGCTGTTCCGCTAGATCGAGGATTACCGCCAATGCTAATCCAGGAATTATTGGAGTTATACAGGATGAAACTCTAGATTACAAAATACAGGAAGAATTAAAGCAAGCCAAAGAAAAGGCTGAGGAAACCGCAAAATTGAAGCAGAATTTCGTTGCCAATGTGAGTCACGAAATTAGAACTCCGATGAATGCCATACTTGGGTTTAGCCGCTTTTTAATGGAGGCAAATGTGGATAATGAGCTTAAGGATTATGCTACCAACATATACTCATCGGCTGAGAACCTGTTAGTACTAATTGATGATATTCTGGATTTCTCGAAACTGGAAGCGGGCAAAGTAAAAGTGGAGAATACCGATTTCGATCTGAAGTCTACTATCCAACAAGTTTACAAGCTGTTTAAACTGAAAGCCTCCCAAAAGAATATTGGTCTGGAAGTAGACTGGGATGATAAAGTTTATGCGGCCTACAAAGGTGATCCATATCGCATTAATCAGATGCTAATAAACCTTGTCGGCAACGCCATTAAGTTTACAGAAAAAGGTAAAATCACTATTTCGGTATCTGTGGCAAGGGAAACCAAAACCAAACAAGATATAGAAATTGCAGTTCGAGATACTGGAATAGGCATACCCAAAGAAAAGCTCAATAGTATTTTTCAAAGCTTTAGCCAGGCCGAAGGAGACACTACCAGAAAGTATGGTGGTAGTGGGTTGGGACTGAGTATTGTAAAGAATTTGCTGAACATTTTAAAAGGTGAAATAAGTGTAGATAGTGAAGTAGGTAAAGGATCAGAATTCACCCTGAAATTCCCAATTAAAAAAGGAAATCCGAAGAATTTATCTCTTTCAGAAAAGGTGGATGTTGAACATAAAACTGGACAAGGTTATTCTGTGTTAATCGCCGAGGATAATCTTAATAATCAGATTATAACAGCAAAACTGCTACGCGATGTTGGGTTTGATGTAAAAGTTGCTTCAAACGGAAGTGAGGCTGTAGACCTGTACGATGAATACACATTTGATCTCATTCTGATGGATATCCAAATGCCGATAATGGATGGGTTGGAGGCAATGAAGCAGATAAAGCTTAAGGAGAAAAACAAAAAAAGTACGCCAATAATAGCCTTAACAGCTCACGCGTTGGTTGAGGAAAAAGAAAGGTACTTAAAGGCAGGAATGAATGACTATGTTTCTAAGCCCTTTAAACCGGATGAATTATACCAAGTGGTTTTTAAACAGCTTGGAAATGAATTACCAAGAAAGAAAGGTGATAAATCCCCTCCTGTATACGAAGATAATGGAGCCTCACCCGCTAAAAATGCGGAAAACATGAAGCCAGACAAACCTGTAGACTTAGCCTATCTTCGAGAGATGGTGGGTAACGATCAGGATGTTGTGGATGAAATGATAGATATTTTTAAAGAGGATACGCCAGGATACCTTAAGGCGATATATGAAAACCTTAATACCGAAACTTGGGAACCTATTGCAAAGGCTTGTCATACCCTCAAGTCCTCAATTGGATTTGTTGGGCGATCAGATTTAGTGGAGCTTGCAAAGGGCCTTCAATTACAAAAGGAAAAACCTGCCGATAATGCGCCTATCAGGGATACCTTAAATTACTTCACAGAGGAGATAGAGAAGGTTTTGGAGTACTTAAATGCAAATCCAGAAATAACTAAAGTCCCAGAGTCCGATGTATAA
- a CDS encoding glycosyltransferase family 2 protein, with amino-acid sequence MSGNISEFIRIIISTFETGIFFYAVFVMLSYLTVSILSIATIRTYFKRKSFTDTDSLLRSNIAPGISVLAPAYNEGETVVENVRSLLALKYPNFNVIVINDGSTDDTLQKCIEAFDLQADYFAVRQTVKTQKVKAVYRSRNRSFNRLIVVDKVNGGKADALNVGLNISEMPYVTCIDVDCILTEDALLKLTKPFVDETDKKVIASGGVVRVANGCEIQDGKILGVRAPKKMIARYQAMEYLRTFLLGRVGWTYFDGMMLISGAIGIFDRELALKVKGYDERTVGEDMEIVIRMRKYMMRKKLAYKVSFVPDPLCWTEVPESWKSLAKQRNRWTRGTIETLRMHKDILFNPRYKRMGLLSYPYWVIFEWLAPLFEIFGIVITFYLALFGVLNIPYFLAMIFLVYSFSVTYSMIALLIEELTFYQYHRLRDILKLFAAALTEPFVFHPYILYCALRGNYDFLVGKKTWEKFERKGFTAEARQVNAPEYGNQKRVQTR; translated from the coding sequence ATGAGCGGAAACATTAGTGAATTCATAAGGATAATAATATCAACATTCGAAACGGGTATATTTTTCTATGCCGTTTTTGTGATGTTGAGCTACCTAACGGTTTCCATCCTCTCGATCGCAACTATTAGGACCTACTTTAAAAGGAAATCATTTACCGATACAGATTCCCTTTTGAGGTCGAATATTGCTCCAGGAATTTCTGTATTAGCTCCAGCATACAACGAAGGGGAAACTGTAGTTGAAAATGTTCGAAGCTTATTAGCCTTAAAATATCCAAACTTCAACGTAATAGTTATTAACGACGGCAGTACCGACGACACACTTCAAAAATGTATTGAGGCATTTGATTTACAAGCCGATTATTTTGCTGTAAGGCAAACGGTAAAAACCCAAAAGGTTAAAGCGGTTTACCGATCAAGAAATAGAAGTTTTAACCGACTTATTGTGGTTGATAAAGTGAATGGAGGTAAGGCCGATGCATTAAATGTTGGGCTTAACATTTCAGAAATGCCCTATGTTACCTGCATCGATGTGGATTGTATCTTAACAGAAGATGCGTTATTAAAACTTACCAAACCATTTGTCGATGAAACCGACAAAAAAGTAATTGCTTCTGGAGGTGTGGTAAGGGTAGCAAATGGCTGTGAAATACAAGATGGAAAAATATTAGGGGTTAGGGCTCCTAAAAAGATGATTGCGCGATACCAAGCCATGGAATACCTTAGAACCTTTCTCCTAGGTAGAGTAGGTTGGACCTACTTCGATGGGATGATGCTAATTTCCGGGGCAATTGGGATTTTTGATCGTGAATTAGCTCTAAAGGTAAAGGGTTATGATGAGCGTACAGTAGGCGAGGATATGGAAATCGTTATCCGGATGCGTAAATATATGATGCGTAAAAAACTGGCCTACAAAGTAAGCTTTGTTCCAGATCCACTTTGCTGGACAGAGGTGCCAGAATCGTGGAAATCTTTGGCTAAACAAAGAAATAGATGGACCAGAGGTACCATTGAAACGTTGCGAATGCACAAGGACATTCTATTCAATCCCCGATATAAAAGAATGGGACTTTTATCCTACCCTTACTGGGTAATTTTCGAGTGGTTAGCACCACTTTTCGAAATTTTTGGAATTGTAATTACCTTTTACTTAGCATTGTTTGGAGTATTGAATATACCTTATTTCTTGGCCATGATATTTTTGGTGTATTCCTTTAGTGTAACCTATTCAATGATTGCACTTTTAATAGAGGAGTTAACCTTTTATCAATACCATAGATTAAGGGACATATTAAAATTGTTTGCTGCGGCGTTAACGGAACCTTTCGTATTTCACCCCTACATTTTGTACTGCGCCCTCCGTGGAAATTACGATTTCTTGGTTGGTAAAAAAACCTGGGAGAAGTTCGAAAGAAAAGGGTTTACCGCAGAAGCAAGACAAGTGAACGCCCCGGAATATGGCAACCAAAAAAGAGTCCAAACTAGATAA
- a CDS encoding HEAT repeat domain-containing protein, with product MSSWLEFYFFNSHYPTRIAAWMGSVLLFTSIALIIFIFISRKTTQRRNSKIERFTDKYETLITNILFEDTYASYSKGYEKIVESISSKGFDKVKRETLVHVILKAKENIMGESDKVLTTFYHELNLRKYALRDLKRGQWEDKAFVLQELGKMDVRESLPTIMKYTDHPNPILRAEAQYAAIDLAGERALGFLQDLRYPLSRWQQIRITQELDKLEAANIPQFYYLLDEKNKSVVLFGLRLIAHFNQVEGAEKLYKMVNHNDDDVLMELAKTAKHLEIDGIVPKFLQQFNSYSTEVKVAVVDAIGEIGNPYDHIDFLFKLLEVKEYRVAKAAARSLYSLSNGKITSEMLQRAGNRALFLKHVIDERKH from the coding sequence ATGTCGAGTTGGCTAGAATTTTACTTTTTCAACTCGCACTATCCTACCCGGATAGCGGCATGGATGGGGTCTGTTCTTTTATTCACCTCTATTGCGCTTATTATTTTTATTTTCATCAGTAGGAAAACTACACAGCGACGAAACAGTAAAATAGAACGTTTTACAGATAAGTACGAAACGCTGATTACCAATATTCTTTTCGAAGACACTTATGCATCGTACTCCAAGGGCTACGAGAAAATTGTAGAGTCTATATCCAGCAAGGGTTTTGATAAGGTGAAGAGGGAAACCTTGGTGCACGTTATTCTCAAAGCCAAGGAAAACATAATGGGGGAAAGTGATAAGGTATTAACCACGTTTTATCACGAGTTAAACCTCAGAAAATATGCGCTCAGGGACCTTAAAAGAGGGCAGTGGGAGGATAAGGCTTTTGTTCTTCAAGAATTAGGGAAAATGGATGTTAGGGAGTCTCTTCCTACCATTATGAAGTATACCGATCACCCTAATCCAATTCTTAGAGCAGAAGCACAATATGCGGCTATTGACTTAGCAGGAGAAAGAGCACTGGGGTTTCTACAAGACCTTAGGTATCCTTTAAGTCGCTGGCAACAAATTAGAATTACGCAGGAACTTGATAAACTTGAAGCAGCAAACATCCCCCAGTTCTATTATTTGTTGGATGAAAAAAATAAATCTGTAGTTCTTTTTGGGCTGCGTCTAATTGCCCATTTTAATCAGGTAGAGGGAGCAGAAAAGTTATATAAAATGGTAAACCATAACGACGATGACGTCCTTATGGAGTTAGCGAAAACTGCAAAGCATCTTGAAATTGATGGTATAGTTCCCAAATTTCTTCAACAATTTAATTCGTACTCCACTGAAGTTAAAGTTGCAGTGGTAGATGCCATTGGGGAAATCGGAAACCCCTATGATCATATTGACTTTTTATTTAAGCTCCTTGAGGTAAAAGAATACAGGGTTGCTAAAGCGGCTGCTAGAAGTTTGTATTCATTGTCGAATGGAAAAATTACGAGCGAAATGTTACAAAGAGCGGGTAACAGAGCTCTATTTCTAAAGCACGTTATTGATGAGCGGAAACATTAG
- a CDS encoding response regulator transcription factor produces MAKILVAEDERMMLKSLSFKLSKEGHEVDTAENGRDAWELIQRNKYDLVLADIIMPFVTGMELLERIKNNPSTKDIPVIMLTALGQEDTVLQAFEIGADDFMTKPFSPNELLVRIRKIAQ; encoded by the coding sequence ATGGCAAAAATATTAGTTGCAGAAGACGAAAGAATGATGCTTAAAAGTTTGTCTTTTAAGTTATCAAAAGAAGGTCATGAAGTAGACACCGCCGAAAATGGTCGGGATGCATGGGAGTTAATCCAGCGAAATAAGTACGATTTAGTTTTGGCAGACATCATTATGCCATTCGTTACTGGAATGGAGTTGTTGGAAAGAATAAAAAACAACCCCAGCACAAAGGATATTCCCGTAATAATGCTTACCGCATTGGGGCAGGAAGACACTGTTCTTCAAGCATTTGAAATTGGAGCGGACGACTTCATGACAAAACCATTTAGTCCCAACGAATTGTTGGTTAGGATTAGAAAAATAGCGCAATAA
- a CDS encoding AAA family ATPase translates to MLRIIITGPPGSGKTSIISRLSSLGYPVLPEAARIIIQQEMKNPDSQALPWKNNDLFSEKVKNYILNQNAQNEVCFTDRCIPDVIAYLKNSGSNQVQPYINSLEALDLHPEVIFCPFWDEIYASDPERKESKQEAKKMETLLRKTYEELGFKIIELPKFEVNKRCEWILNRYKNFFF, encoded by the coding sequence ATGCTTAGAATCATAATTACCGGGCCTCCGGGCTCTGGGAAAACTAGCATAATATCCAGACTTAGTTCACTTGGATACCCAGTTCTGCCGGAAGCCGCACGAATCATTATTCAACAAGAGATGAAAAACCCAGACAGCCAAGCCCTGCCCTGGAAGAATAATGATCTGTTTAGTGAAAAAGTCAAGAATTATATCCTAAATCAGAATGCTCAAAATGAAGTCTGTTTTACCGACCGCTGCATCCCAGACGTAATCGCGTACCTAAAAAACTCGGGAAGTAACCAGGTTCAGCCATACATAAATTCCCTTGAAGCTTTAGATTTACACCCTGAAGTAATTTTTTGTCCTTTTTGGGATGAAATTTACGCTTCGGACCCAGAGCGAAAGGAAAGTAAACAGGAAGCCAAAAAAATGGAAACCCTGCTAAGAAAAACCTACGAGGAACTGGGCTTTAAAATTATTGAGTTACCCAAATTTGAGGTAAATAAACGATGCGAATGGATCTTAAATCGTTACAAAAATTTCTTTTTCTAG
- a CDS encoding ABC transporter substrate-binding protein has translation MDLKSLQKFLFLGICTFVIACAPKQPDNTQVGELFNPKYANFFRVITRGSDTLLLSINPNNKRDIDTVKVNSIHNFACLSATHTAFIDVLDAIENIRAVDFCRFHASRALKNSCKHGDIIELGQISSIGAEKILESGVSIVTISGFDDLPGWAEKSKKLNISPTRVWEWKEEHPLGKAEWLIAFGYLTGKENKALQIFKKEEEDYKRISDPSPDQKTYIFSGNAYQGIWYCPNTDSYLNKVFRKTGLTLTLDSLSGTASSPISAEQAFTALNNSQKWIYHGSCKTFDCLLSEEPRLQYLNKDIQSEIWAPNKLLAEDGSNAFWELSTVYPSRLLEDFVAIKSGLEPKHFYINIGKTH, from the coding sequence ATGGATCTTAAATCGTTACAAAAATTTCTTTTTCTAGGGATTTGCACTTTTGTTATTGCTTGTGCTCCAAAACAGCCCGATAATACCCAAGTAGGCGAGCTATTTAATCCAAAATATGCCAATTTTTTCAGGGTGATTACAAGGGGTAGCGATACACTACTTCTAAGCATTAACCCTAATAACAAAAGGGATATTGACACGGTAAAAGTAAATAGCATCCACAATTTTGCATGTCTGAGTGCGACGCATACCGCCTTTATAGATGTTCTGGATGCAATTGAAAATATAAGAGCCGTTGATTTTTGCCGATTTCACGCCAGTAGGGCTCTAAAAAACAGTTGTAAGCACGGAGATATAATAGAACTCGGACAAATAAGCTCGATAGGAGCAGAGAAAATTCTGGAAAGTGGTGTTTCCATTGTTACCATTTCAGGTTTTGACGATTTACCTGGATGGGCGGAAAAATCAAAGAAATTAAATATTTCCCCCACGCGCGTTTGGGAGTGGAAAGAGGAACACCCTCTTGGTAAGGCTGAATGGCTAATCGCCTTTGGATATCTCACTGGCAAAGAGAATAAAGCACTACAAATTTTCAAAAAAGAGGAAGAAGATTATAAGCGTATATCAGACCCCTCTCCAGACCAAAAAACTTATATTTTTTCTGGAAATGCATATCAGGGTATTTGGTATTGTCCGAATACTGATAGTTATTTAAATAAGGTTTTTAGAAAAACAGGGTTAACCCTTACGCTAGATAGTTTATCAGGAACTGCAAGCTCGCCTATAAGTGCCGAACAAGCTTTTACAGCACTCAATAATTCACAAAAATGGATTTATCATGGCTCTTGTAAAACTTTTGATTGTTTGTTATCAGAAGAGCCTCGTTTACAATATTTAAATAAGGATATTCAATCCGAAATTTGGGCGCCGAACAAGCTTTTAGCGGAAGATGGATCCAATGCTTTCTGGGAACTTAGCACGGTATATCCATCAAGATTATTAGAGGATTTTGTAGCAATAAAATCTGGGTTGGAGCCAAAACATTTTTATATCAACATTGGAAAAACTCATTAG
- a CDS encoding FecCD family ABC transporter permease, whose amino-acid sequence MGIWAHLSSGLFGIGLEDILSPEKISPQKLLVFKQFRLPKIMAAVLSGSAIATCGVLMQSYFRNALAGPFVLGVSSGASLGVAVFIMGAGAIGLGSTYFSHIGLIGSAMLGSAVVMSIILLAARRIQSSTNLLIVGLMWASFTSAMVSILEYFSGGSEIKYFLVWSMGSLLNVQLEDLKILLPIIAVGLGTALLNAKKLDALLLGKNYAISLGINFQRTSFLILATTCLLAGIITAYVGPLAFVGLAIPHFCRLILNTNVHQKLLRLAIVFGAVFMVWCQWVAENAISDIVLPINVITSLIGAPVVISIIKRSGK is encoded by the coding sequence GTGGGGATTTGGGCGCACCTAAGTTCTGGCTTGTTTGGCATTGGATTGGAGGACATACTTAGTCCGGAAAAAATTTCTCCCCAAAAGCTGCTGGTATTCAAACAATTTCGCCTTCCAAAAATTATGGCAGCGGTATTATCGGGTTCCGCAATAGCCACTTGTGGTGTACTCATGCAATCCTATTTCAGAAATGCCCTTGCAGGTCCCTTTGTTTTGGGTGTGAGTTCGGGAGCAAGTTTAGGCGTAGCTGTATTTATCATGGGGGCAGGAGCAATAGGTCTTGGCTCTACATACTTTTCTCACATCGGACTTATCGGGTCGGCAATGCTAGGTTCCGCAGTAGTAATGTCTATCATTTTACTTGCAGCAAGACGAATTCAGAGTTCAACAAATCTATTAATTGTCGGATTAATGTGGGCCAGCTTTACATCTGCAATGGTGAGCATATTAGAATATTTTTCTGGTGGTTCAGAAATAAAATATTTCCTGGTCTGGAGTATGGGAAGCCTGCTTAACGTTCAGTTAGAAGATTTAAAAATTTTACTCCCCATCATTGCTGTTGGTCTGGGAACTGCACTTTTAAATGCCAAAAAACTCGATGCTCTTCTGCTAGGTAAAAACTATGCGATTTCGCTTGGAATAAACTTTCAAAGAACGAGCTTCTTAATTCTCGCCACTACCTGTTTGTTGGCGGGGATAATAACCGCCTATGTTGGGCCCCTCGCTTTTGTCGGATTGGCTATTCCTCATTTTTGCCGACTTATTTTGAACACCAATGTTCACCAAAAGCTTTTGCGCTTGGCAATTGTTTTTGGGGCAGTTTTTATGGTTTGGTGCCAATGGGTGGCCGAAAATGCGATATCCGATATTGTTCTACCCATAAATGTTATAACCTCGTTGATTGGAGCTCCTGTGGTAATTAGTATCATTAAAAGGTCTGGAAAATGA
- a CDS encoding ABC transporter ATP-binding protein, producing MIKTQDLLFGYPQRSFGPINIAIAPGELTLLIGKNGIGKSTLIKTLLGLIPSLQGVIKINKLSLNATSLAERSQLISYVASSNPAVPHLTVKDLIGIQPLHHKLDENKIDEYLELLKISKFKNRYVDTLSDGELQKVYLARALAQSTKYIVLDEPAAHLDVNARLETFIILKKLAEKEGKGIMCSTHDLELGLKIADRIVLLTEDGAYQDIPEELALNGLLSKTFNSGEIAFNKLSGNFEFCLESHKSIRYFADNNLMEYWVVNALRRKGINCIKVEKGEEALLISENELVLNTKKYTSIEDLINNL from the coding sequence ATGATTAAAACCCAAGATTTACTTTTTGGCTACCCACAGCGCAGTTTTGGCCCCATTAATATTGCGATCGCCCCAGGAGAACTCACTCTTTTAATTGGAAAAAATGGGATAGGTAAATCTACCTTAATCAAAACCCTTTTGGGATTAATTCCAAGTTTGCAAGGGGTAATTAAAATTAACAAACTAAGCCTAAATGCCACTTCCCTTGCCGAACGAAGTCAGTTAATTTCGTACGTGGCTTCATCCAACCCCGCTGTGCCCCATTTAACGGTAAAAGACTTAATTGGTATTCAACCTTTACATCACAAGTTGGATGAAAATAAGATTGACGAATATTTAGAATTACTGAAGATTTCTAAATTTAAGAATCGTTATGTGGACACCCTCAGTGATGGGGAACTTCAAAAGGTTTATTTAGCTCGGGCCCTAGCCCAATCTACCAAATACATTGTGCTCGACGAACCCGCAGCACACCTAGATGTAAATGCACGTCTTGAAACCTTTATAATTTTGAAAAAGCTTGCCGAAAAAGAAGGGAAGGGCATTATGTGTAGTACTCACGACCTAGAGCTCGGTTTAAAAATAGCAGATAGGATTGTTTTACTAACCGAAGATGGCGCATATCAAGATATTCCCGAAGAGTTGGCATTAAATGGATTGCTTTCTAAAACTTTTAATTCCGGGGAAATCGCATTTAACAAGCTATCCGGAAACTTTGAATTTTGCCTCGAGTCTCATAAATCGATAAGATATTTTGCCGACAATAATTTAATGGAGTACTGGGTGGTAAATGCTTTAAGGCGCAAGGGCATTAACTGCATTAAAGTGGAAAAAGGTGAGGAGGCATTGCTAATTTCTGAAAATGAGTTAGTTCTGAACACTAAAAAATATACCTCCATAGAAGATTTGATAAATAACCTTTAG